From one Neofelis nebulosa isolate mNeoNeb1 chromosome 4, mNeoNeb1.pri, whole genome shotgun sequence genomic stretch:
- the TM6SF2 gene encoding transmembrane 6 superfamily member 2 isoform X4, translating to MQGQVAGQLDQTPLVQQGISPARTLGREDAPLQKRRAPRRPRRGRAGVQAPLLWTSRRLPASSPLCRSAPSPCPMRSTTSRRSRSKYSSEIRPAFFLAIPYMLVPCWAGMKVFSQSRAPTSCIPHMVQEEQRKGLLRRPVDLVLVIYLTLAGFFTLFRGLVVLDCPTDACFIYIYQYEPYLRDPVAYPKVQMLVYMFYVLPFYGLAVYALIVPGCSWLPDWALVFAGAVGQAPDIHPPCVATRHSSRTWVPPCTCARPSPTVCLMTPGPASSGATCCMRWAPTCWPSAAFSGPPSSCALPLAPRPTTRSSTERAGDSPGLCLHA from the exons ATGCAAGGCCAGGTTGCTGGACAGCTAGACCAGACACCCCTCGTCCAGCAGGGTATCAGCCCAGCAAGGACCCTGGGCAGAGAAG ACGCGCCACTGCAGAAGAGACGGGCGCCCAGGAGGCCGCGCCGAGGCCGCGCCGGGGTCCAGGCGCCGCTGCTATGGACATCCCGCCGCTTGCCGGCAAGCTCGCCGCTCTGTCGCTCGGCGCCCTCCCCTTGTCCTATGCGCTCAACCACGTCTCGGCGCTCTCGCA GTAAATACAGCTCAGAGATCAGACCTGCCTTCTTCCTGGCCATCCCCTATATGCTGGTCCCATGCTGGGCTGGCATGAAGGTCTTCAGCCAGTCCCGGGCACCAACCAGCTGTATCCCTCACATG GTACAGGAGGAGCAAAGAAAGGGCCTCCTGCGACGCCCGGTTGACCTGGTCCTTGTCATATACCTCACCCTTGCTGGGTTCTTCACCCTCTTCCGGGGCCTG GTGGTGCTTGACTGCCCCACAGATGCCTGCTTTATCTACATCTATCAGTATGAGCCATACCTACGGGACCCCGTGGCCTATCCGAAGGTGCAG ATGCTGGTGTATATGTTCTATGTGCTGCCCTTCTATGGCCTGGCTGTCTATGCCCTCATTGTCCCTGGCTGTTCTTGGCTGCCTGACTGGGCCTTGGTGTTTGCTGGAGCTGTTGGccag GCCCCTGACATCCACCCTCCCTGTGTGGCCACTAGGCACAGTTCTCGCACATGGGTGCCTCCATGCACCTGCGCACGCCCTTCACCTACCGTGTGCCTGATGACGCCTGGGCCTGCTTCTTCGGGTGCAACCTGCTGTATGCGCTGGGCCCCCACCTGCTGGCCTTCCGCTGCCTTCAGTGGCCCGCCTTCTTCCTGCGCCCTCCCCCTGGCCCCCCGGCCCACCACAAGAAGCAGCACTGAGAGGGCTGGGGACTCCCCAGGACTCTGTTTACATGCCTAG
- the TM6SF2 gene encoding transmembrane 6 superfamily member 2 isoform X3, producing MDIPPLAGKLAALSLGALPLSYALNHVSALSHPLGVALMSALILGLLFMAIYNLSPDDIYYDPLYAVFTIFAFTSVVDLLIALQEDGYMVGFMEFITKEGEPYLRTAHGVFICYWDGTVHYLLYLAMAGAIHRRKRYRNLGLYWLGSFIMSILVFLPGNILGKYSSEIRPAFFLAIPYMLVPCWAGMKVFSQSRAPTSCIPHMVQEEQRKGLLRRPVDLVLVIYLTLAGFFTLFRGLVVLDCPTDACFIYIYQYEPYLRDPVAYPKVQMLVYMFYVLPFYGLAVYALIVPGCSWLPDWALVFAGAVGQAPDIHPPCVATRHSSRTWVPPCTCARPSPTVCLMTPGPASSGATCCMRWAPTCWPSAAFSGPPSSCALPLAPRPTTRSSTERAGDSPGLCLHA from the exons ATGGACATCCCGCCGCTTGCCGGCAAGCTCGCCGCTCTGTCGCTCGGCGCCCTCCCCTTGTCCTATGCGCTCAACCACGTCTCGGCGCTCTCGCA CCCCCTGGGGGTGGCATTGATGAGTGCCCTGATCCTGGGTCTGCTTTTCATGGCTATCTACAACTTGTCTCCTGATGATATCTACTATGACCCACTCTATGCTG TGTTCACTATCTTCGCCTTCACCTCGGTGGTGGACCTCCTTATTGCTCTCCAGGAAGATGGCTACATGGTGGGCTTCATGGAGTTCATTACCAAGGAG GGAGAGCCATACTTGCGCACTGCCCATGGAGTCTTCATCTGCTACTGGGATGGCACCGTTCACTACCTCCTCTACCTGGCCATGGCTGGTGCCATCCACAGAAG GAAGAGATACCGGAACCTTGGACTGTACTGGCTGGGATCTTTCATCATGAGCATCCTGGTATTTCTCCCAGGAAACATCCTTG GTAAATACAGCTCAGAGATCAGACCTGCCTTCTTCCTGGCCATCCCCTATATGCTGGTCCCATGCTGGGCTGGCATGAAGGTCTTCAGCCAGTCCCGGGCACCAACCAGCTGTATCCCTCACATG GTACAGGAGGAGCAAAGAAAGGGCCTCCTGCGACGCCCGGTTGACCTGGTCCTTGTCATATACCTCACCCTTGCTGGGTTCTTCACCCTCTTCCGGGGCCTG GTGGTGCTTGACTGCCCCACAGATGCCTGCTTTATCTACATCTATCAGTATGAGCCATACCTACGGGACCCCGTGGCCTATCCGAAGGTGCAG ATGCTGGTGTATATGTTCTATGTGCTGCCCTTCTATGGCCTGGCTGTCTATGCCCTCATTGTCCCTGGCTGTTCTTGGCTGCCTGACTGGGCCTTGGTGTTTGCTGGAGCTGTTGGccag GCCCCTGACATCCACCCTCCCTGTGTGGCCACTAGGCACAGTTCTCGCACATGGGTGCCTCCATGCACCTGCGCACGCCCTTCACCTACCGTGTGCCTGATGACGCCTGGGCCTGCTTCTTCGGGTGCAACCTGCTGTATGCGCTGGGCCCCCACCTGCTGGCCTTCCGCTGCCTTCAGTGGCCCGCCTTCTTCCTGCGCCCTCCCCCTGGCCCCCCGGCCCACCACAAGAAGCAGCACTGAGAGGGCTGGGGACTCCCCAGGACTCTGTTTACATGCCTAG
- the TM6SF2 gene encoding transmembrane 6 superfamily member 2 isoform X1: MDIPPLAGKLAALSLGALPLSYALNHVSALSHPLGVALMSALILGLLFMAIYNLSPDDIYYDPLYAVFTIFAFTSVVDLLIALQEDGYMGEPYLRTAHGVFICYWDGTVHYLLYLAMAGAIHRRKRYRNLGLYWLGSFIMSILVFLPGNILGKYSSEIRPAFFLAIPYMLVPCWAGMKVFSQSRAPTSCIPHMVQEEQRKGLLRRPVDLVLVIYLTLAGFFTLFRGLVVLDCPTDACFIYIYQYEPYLRDPVAYPKVQMLVYMFYVLPFYGLAVYALIVPGCSWLPDWALVFAGAVGQAPDIHPPCVATRHSSRTWVPPCTCARPSPTVCLMTPGPASSGATCCMRWAPTCWPSAAFSGPPSSCALPLAPRPTTRSSTERAGDSPGLCLHA, translated from the exons ATGGACATCCCGCCGCTTGCCGGCAAGCTCGCCGCTCTGTCGCTCGGCGCCCTCCCCTTGTCCTATGCGCTCAACCACGTCTCGGCGCTCTCGCA CCCCCTGGGGGTGGCATTGATGAGTGCCCTGATCCTGGGTCTGCTTTTCATGGCTATCTACAACTTGTCTCCTGATGATATCTACTATGACCCACTCTATGCTG TGTTCACTATCTTCGCCTTCACCTCGGTGGTGGACCTCCTTATTGCTCTCCAGGAAGATGGCTACATG GGAGAGCCATACTTGCGCACTGCCCATGGAGTCTTCATCTGCTACTGGGATGGCACCGTTCACTACCTCCTCTACCTGGCCATGGCTGGTGCCATCCACAGAAG GAAGAGATACCGGAACCTTGGACTGTACTGGCTGGGATCTTTCATCATGAGCATCCTGGTATTTCTCCCAGGAAACATCCTTG GTAAATACAGCTCAGAGATCAGACCTGCCTTCTTCCTGGCCATCCCCTATATGCTGGTCCCATGCTGGGCTGGCATGAAGGTCTTCAGCCAGTCCCGGGCACCAACCAGCTGTATCCCTCACATG GTACAGGAGGAGCAAAGAAAGGGCCTCCTGCGACGCCCGGTTGACCTGGTCCTTGTCATATACCTCACCCTTGCTGGGTTCTTCACCCTCTTCCGGGGCCTG GTGGTGCTTGACTGCCCCACAGATGCCTGCTTTATCTACATCTATCAGTATGAGCCATACCTACGGGACCCCGTGGCCTATCCGAAGGTGCAG ATGCTGGTGTATATGTTCTATGTGCTGCCCTTCTATGGCCTGGCTGTCTATGCCCTCATTGTCCCTGGCTGTTCTTGGCTGCCTGACTGGGCCTTGGTGTTTGCTGGAGCTGTTGGccag GCCCCTGACATCCACCCTCCCTGTGTGGCCACTAGGCACAGTTCTCGCACATGGGTGCCTCCATGCACCTGCGCACGCCCTTCACCTACCGTGTGCCTGATGACGCCTGGGCCTGCTTCTTCGGGTGCAACCTGCTGTATGCGCTGGGCCCCCACCTGCTGGCCTTCCGCTGCCTTCAGTGGCCCGCCTTCTTCCTGCGCCCTCCCCCTGGCCCCCCGGCCCACCACAAGAAGCAGCACTGAGAGGGCTGGGGACTCCCCAGGACTCTGTTTACATGCCTAG
- the HAPLN4 gene encoding hyaluronan and proteoglycan link protein 4: MVCARAALGPGALWAAAWGVLLLTAPAGAQRGRKKVVHVLEGESGSVVVQTAPGQVVSHRGGTIVLPCRYHYEAAAHDHDGVRLKWTKVVDPLAFADVFVALGPQHRAFGSYRGRAELQGDGPGDASLVLRNVTLQDYGRYECEVTNELEDDTGMVKLDLEGVVFPYHPRGGRYKLTFIEAQRACAEQDGILASAEQLHAAWRDGLDWCNAGWLRDGSVQYPVSQPREPCGGLGGAGSSGTGGGAASGGVRNYGYRHNAEERYDAFCFTSNLPGRVFFLKPLRPVPFSGAARACAARGAAVAKVGQLFAAWKLQLLDRCTAGWLADGSARYPIVNPRARCGGRRPGVRSLGFPDATRRLFGVYCYRAPGAPDPAPGGWGWGWAGGGGWAGGARDPAAWTPLRV; the protein is encoded by the exons ATG GTGTGTGCTCGGGCGGCCCTCGGTCCCGGCGCGCTCTGGGCCGCGGCCTGGGGAGTCCTGCTGCTTACGGCCCCCGCAGGGGCGCAGCGCGGCCGGAAGAAGGTCGTGCACGTGCTCG AGGGTGAGTCGGGCTCGGTGGTGGTGCAGACGGCGCCTGGGCAGGTGGTCAGTCACAGGGGTGGCACCATTGTCTTGCCCTGCCGCTACCACTATGAGGCAGCCGCCCACGACCACGACGGCGTCCGCCTCAAGTGGACCAAGGTGGTGGACCCACTGGCCTTTGCCGACGTCTTCGTGGCGCTCGGCCCCCAGCACAGAGCATTTGGCAGCTACCGCGGGCGTGCGGAGCTGCAGGGTGATGGGCCTGGGGATGCCTCCTTGGTTCTCCGAAACGTTACGCTGCAGGATTACGGGCGCTATGAATGCGAGGTCACCAATGAGCTGGAAGACGACACTGGCATGGTCAAGCTGGATCTCGAAG GCGTTGTCTTCCCTTACCACCCCCGTGGAGGCCGTTACAAGCTAACCTTCATTGAGGCGCAGCGCGCCTGCGCTGAGCAGGACGGCATCCTGGCATCCGCAGAGCAGCTGCACGCGGCCTGGCGCGACGGCCTGGACTGGTGCAACGCAGGCTGGCTGCGCGACGGCTCGGTGCAGTACCCGGTGAGCCAGCCCCGGGAGCCCTGCGGCGGCCTGGGCGGAGCCGGGAGCTCCGGGACGGGCGGCGGTGCTGCCTCCGGGGGCGTGCGCAACTACGGCTACCGTCATAACGCCGAGGAACGCTACGACGCCTTCTGCTTTACATCCAACCTCCCGG GACGTGTGTTCTTCCTGAAGCCGCTGCGGCCTGTACCCTTCTCGGGAGCCGCGCGCGCGTGCGCGGCGCGCGGCGCGGCCGTGGCCAAGGTGGGACAGCTGTTCGCTGCGTGGAAACTGCAGCTGCTGGACCGCTGCACCGCGGGCTGGCTGGCCGACGGGAGCGCGCGCTACCCCATCGTGAACCCGCGCGCGCGCTGCGGCGGCCGCCGGCCAGGCGTGCGCAGCCTGGGCTTCCCCGACGCCACGCGCCGCCTCTTTGGCGTCTACTGCTACCGTGCACCCGGCGCGCCAGACCCCGCACCAGGCGGCTGGGGTTGGGGCTGGGCCGGCGGTGGCGGCTGGGCCGGAGGCGCGCGCGACCCCGCCGCTTGGACCCCGCTGCGCGTCTAG
- the TM6SF2 gene encoding transmembrane 6 superfamily member 2 isoform X2 — translation MDIPPLAGKLAALSLGALPLSYALNHVSALSHPLGVALMSALILGLLFMAIYNLSPDDIYYDPLYAVFTIFAFTSVVDLLIALQEDGYMVGFMEFITKEGEPYLRTAHGVFICYWDGTVHYLLYLAMAGAIHRRKRYRNLGLYWLGSFIMSILVFLPGNILGKYSSEIRPAFFLAIPYMLVPCWAGMKVFSQSRAPTSCIPHMVQEEQRKGLLRRPVDLVLVIYLTLAGFFTLFRGLVVLDCPTDACFIYIYQYEPYLRDPVAYPKVQMLVYMFYVLPFYGLAVYALIVPGCSWLPDWALVFAGAVGQAQFSHMGASMHLRTPFTYRVPDDAWACFFGCNLLYALGPHLLAFRCLQWPAFFLRPPPGPPAHHKKQH, via the exons ATGGACATCCCGCCGCTTGCCGGCAAGCTCGCCGCTCTGTCGCTCGGCGCCCTCCCCTTGTCCTATGCGCTCAACCACGTCTCGGCGCTCTCGCA CCCCCTGGGGGTGGCATTGATGAGTGCCCTGATCCTGGGTCTGCTTTTCATGGCTATCTACAACTTGTCTCCTGATGATATCTACTATGACCCACTCTATGCTG TGTTCACTATCTTCGCCTTCACCTCGGTGGTGGACCTCCTTATTGCTCTCCAGGAAGATGGCTACATGGTGGGCTTCATGGAGTTCATTACCAAGGAG GGAGAGCCATACTTGCGCACTGCCCATGGAGTCTTCATCTGCTACTGGGATGGCACCGTTCACTACCTCCTCTACCTGGCCATGGCTGGTGCCATCCACAGAAG GAAGAGATACCGGAACCTTGGACTGTACTGGCTGGGATCTTTCATCATGAGCATCCTGGTATTTCTCCCAGGAAACATCCTTG GTAAATACAGCTCAGAGATCAGACCTGCCTTCTTCCTGGCCATCCCCTATATGCTGGTCCCATGCTGGGCTGGCATGAAGGTCTTCAGCCAGTCCCGGGCACCAACCAGCTGTATCCCTCACATG GTACAGGAGGAGCAAAGAAAGGGCCTCCTGCGACGCCCGGTTGACCTGGTCCTTGTCATATACCTCACCCTTGCTGGGTTCTTCACCCTCTTCCGGGGCCTG GTGGTGCTTGACTGCCCCACAGATGCCTGCTTTATCTACATCTATCAGTATGAGCCATACCTACGGGACCCCGTGGCCTATCCGAAGGTGCAG ATGCTGGTGTATATGTTCTATGTGCTGCCCTTCTATGGCCTGGCTGTCTATGCCCTCATTGTCCCTGGCTGTTCTTGGCTGCCTGACTGGGCCTTGGTGTTTGCTGGAGCTGTTGGccag GCACAGTTCTCGCACATGGGTGCCTCCATGCACCTGCGCACGCCCTTCACCTACCGTGTGCCTGATGACGCCTGGGCCTGCTTCTTCGGGTGCAACCTGCTGTATGCGCTGGGCCCCCACCTGCTGGCCTTCCGCTGCCTTCAGTGGCCCGCCTTCTTCCTGCGCCCTCCCCCTGGCCCCCCGGCCCACCACAAGAAGCAGCACTGA